The window GAACAACTCCCCGACTTCGAACGCATGCTCGGCTTCATCAACGGTCGTGTCTACCATTCCTTGACCTACCTGCTCAGAGTGAACGGCATGGTGCCCATCGCCAAATGGTTCATGAGCGATCTGGAGGATGTGCTCGAGATGCCGGCTTCGATCGCTCAGGAGGACAGCGGTGGTGGAGGACTGTGGGCGACCTGCCGCGCGTCAATGATTGCCGGACGCTGCGCGATGCGCTTGGGAAGGGAGTTTCGCGGGTTTGAAAGGTGGTGGCGGGAATACCTCGGAGACCTCCGTCAGATCGAACTCGACGGCGCCGATCCGATGGTGGCGATGGCCACGTTTCGTGAAGTATGGAAGCAAGTCGGCCGCTGGTGGGGACTGACGCTGATCAACCACTGGTTGATCAACACCTACTTTGCCGCCGCCCGGAAACTGATCGGGAAATGGAATTTTGAGATCAACCTGAGCGATCTACTGTGCGGGGAGGATAACGCCGGCTCCCGTGCGATCACTTCCGCCATAAGGATCGCGGAACTCATTCGGGCCGATCCTCGTTCGGTAGAACTGTTCGAATCCATGGACGATCAGGCGGTGTGGTCGGCCATCTTGACCCAGCCCGATTTTCGAGAGCTTCGAGGGTTAATCCAGCACCATCTCCGCAAGTACGGTGATCGTGGGGTAGCCGAGCTCAACATGGAGGCTCCCGGCTTTCGACGCGAGCCCAAGCTGTTTGTCCGGACTTTGCGATCCTGCGTCTCCAAGGGACTGGTTGCGGATGAGCTGGCGCATTCGGAGAAACAGATACGCGACCGCGCCAAAGAGCAGGTCTGGGCCGCACTAGGACGCCGCTCGATCCGCAGCTTCCTGTTTCTGGGGCTGATCCACAGGCTCCGGATCACCGTCAACCAGCGGGAGGACAGCCGTTTCTGGCGCGGTGAGTTCTTCGGGTACTGCAAAGACATTTTTGACGTTCTCGCCAGCGCGCTGGTGAAGCAAGGTGCTCTGGACCGTCGTGCCGATGCCGTGTTTCTGACCCATGGGGAGATCTTCGGGTTCTTCGACGGCACGGGGGTGACCGGCGACTTGCAAGCCTTGGTGGGAATTCGCCGGAGGGAGAAAGAGCGCCATGAACTCGATGCCGGCCCTCCTCGGGACTTTACGACCTGCGGACCCGTGCAGCCGGCAATCCCGAAAAACAGATCCGCGCTTGGGACCGACCGGGTCCTGCGCGGCATCGGATCGAGCGCCGGCGTCGTGGAGGGGCGCGCCAGGATCGTCCTCGACCCCACCAATGTCTGCATCGAGGCTACCGACATACTGGTGGCGCGCGAAACGGATCCCGGTTGGTTATTCCTCATGCTGGCGGGCCGGGGGATTGTCGTTGAACGTGGCAGCATGTTGTCGCATACGGCGATCAGTGGACGGAAATTTGGCATTCCGACCGTTGTCGGGGTTCCGGACGCGACGCGTGTCATTCCCGAAGGGGCACGCGTCAGGCTGGATGGTGCGGGCGGTACGGTCACCATCGTGGAGGGCTGATGCCGGCGGCACCTGTCCGTAATCTGATTCGCTTCGTCTGGCGTCGGTATCCCCCCCTTCCGTATGTGGCCTGGGTATCCCTTTGGACCTGTGCGCTCGAGGGTCTCCTCGAACGACCCGAGCGCCTGGTCGACAGGTTGGATGTTCCCGTCGTCTTGACCGGGCTCAGCCTGTTCCTCGTCTCCTTCTTCATGCGGGTCGTCGATGAGATCCGCGACTACGAATACGATCGGGTGCACCATCCTGAGCGGGAGTTGGCCGCCGGCGTCGTGTCGTTCAGCGACCTGTACCTGCTGCTGGCGATCACCGCCGTGATCCTTCTGGCTCTAAATGCGGGGAGGCCCGTCGGGGCCGGGGTGCTCGGCGCGATCATGGCGTATTCTCTCTTCTTGTGGTGGCTGGAAGTGCGTTGGCGCTTCTATCGCGAGCGGATGTTCTTCGCCATCGGCGTGGCGATTCAACTGCATGTGTTGCAGGCAATCTACGTTTGGGTTGTTCGTCCGGACTCAACGGCAGACGCGCCGGCCATGAGCGTGGTCTTCGCAATCGCCTCCTTCGTTCTCGCCTACCTGCACTGGGAGGTGGCCCGGAAGACCCGCTGGCCCACGGCGGGCACTCCAGCGGCGAAGCTCTATTCAACGGAAGTGGGCGCCGTAGCCAGCAGTGCGATCTCCTTGGGGCTGATGACCGCTGCCGTAACGTTTCTCTCGTTCATTCTGCAGCCGTGGCAGCAGTGCGGCGCCAGCGTCGGTTGGCTCGTTCTGGCTCCTTGGGTTTGTTCGCTGCTCAATACGCTTGGATTCCTGTTGAGGACTCCCGGCGAGCATCGGCTGGGACCGGGCGCGGCGATCGCCTATTTTTCGTTTCTGGGAATTGTCGTCTTGGGTACTCTTTAGATTCTATCGCGCTGGCGCGCATCGTGGATGGAATACGTATCGGGTCAGGCGCTAGGAGTCTGCGCCGTAGAAATGATCGTAGCGAGAAAGTGGAGAATCGAGGACAGATTTTCACGATTTTGAGGTGCATAGTTGTTCTATTCGCCGAGAAATCGGGGAAATATGGACCGATTCGCCGCTTTCGCAGTAGATTGATTTCTGCGGAGCAGGCTCCTAGGTCTCGACGACCGGAGTCTGGCCGCCGCGCAGGACCGTACTTCCTCCGTAGAACTCGGTCTGGTCGATGCTGGGGCGGGTGTCGATGCCGGCCAGGTCCAGCCGCCGGCTCTGGGAGAAGAAGTGGGCAGGATTGTCCCAGACGATGGTCCGGATGGTCTGGAGCGTGATGCCGCTCTCCAGCATCAGGTCGGTGGTCTTGGGGACCTTCAGGGGATCGCTGATGCCCCAATCCGCGGCGCTGTTGATGAGGATCCGCTCGCTGCCGTACTCCTTCACCAGCTTCACCATCCGGACCTCGTCCATCTTGGTATGGGGATAGATGGTGTGGCCGGCCCAGCAGCCGGTGTCCAGCACCAGGGGCAGCGTCTCTTCCGTGTTGTGGTCGATGAGGGCCCTCTCCTCGGGAAAGCCGACGCTGCGGATGAGGTCCAACGAGCGGATGGTGCCCCGCTTCTTGTCCCGGTGGGGCGTATGCACCAGGACCGGCAAGTCCATTTCCATGGCGAGTTCCAATTGGCGGGCGAAGATGCGCTCCTCCGCGTCGGTCTGATCGTCGTACCCGATTTCTCCCACGGCGACCACGCCATCTTTCTGCAGGTAGCGGGGAAGCAGCGAGAGCACTTCCTCAGCCAGCCTGGGGTTGTTGGCCTCCTTGGGATTCAGTCCGATGGTGCAGAAATGGCGGATGCCGAATTGGGACGCCCGGAACCGCTCCCAGCCCAGGAGGCTGTTGAAGTAGTCGATGAAGGAGCCGACGTTGGTTCTGGGCTGCCCCAACCAGAAGGAGGGCTCGACGATGACGAGGATCCCGTTTTGGGCCATGGCCGAGTAGTCGTCCGTGGTCCGGGAGGTCATGTGAATGTGAGGATCGAAGATCTTCATGGTGGAAATTCATTGGACCATCTTGGCCAACGAGGCGTCAATAGCGGCCAGAACGCGGTCGTCGGATTCAACCGTTCTCCGCTGCTCGAGCTGCGCGCGGCTTCGTTCGTCCCGGGCGTATCCCAGAGCGCGCGCAGCCCAATAGCGGTGACGGGAATTGCCCTGCTGCAGATAGGGGTAGATGCGCCCGATTCTCTCGGGAGCGATGCGCGGCGCCACGACCCACCAGATGTCGGGTGGCACGTCCCGGCCGGCCGCCTCCCGTTCGCTGGCGTAGTCGTCGGCCATCCGGGAGAGCTCCGGATTGAAGCGGGATTCCAGCCCCAGGATGCGATCCATGCGGATCCCGTTGAACAGGCTCTTGAGCACCATCTGGTTGAAGTTTAGCTCCGGGAAGTGCGCCGCAGGGTAGGGGTTTTCACAGGCGATGGCTTCCAGCAGGGGAACGATGTTGGTCCGGCAGGCGTCGACGGCCGCGTCCAGGAACCGACTGCGTTGGGGAAGCAGATTGATTCCCCGGAGCCAGCTCTGCTGCTCGCGGCTGTCACCCTGCCGGTAGCATTCCAGCACCGTTTCGGAATATTCGTCCGG of the Acidobacteriota bacterium genome contains:
- a CDS encoding PEP-utilizing enzyme, giving the protein MTRIATPLFVVDYRSKLLQAAVGPKLANLAALHAAGFAVPPFFCLTTHAYEAVLSALRPQVEALFRGCGSFDAVAVQSLSRRIQRMFLDVRLPNGLEEAIKASFEDLFEYGEFVAVRASVAGHRAEESEDSAHHPMAGMSDSFLFVGATQLVAKIRRCWASGYAPEAITYRRRLGIAPHGFSVAVGVQRMVASARSVVAFSCDPRTTLRQTVIAAGYGVGEGVVQERVGVDHFFVNRKSRAITIEIGPKTTKLVRNPDGDGSPLVAEPVPVKAVREPCLTTREILELDAIAQKVECLLGSPQDIEGAYDSKGRLYLLQSRPVHLDHRTIRVWSSANVSESFPNVTTPLTYSMARLFYRTVFYDFIRRSGCPPGVLYEQLPDFERMLGFINGRVYHSLTYLLRVNGMVPIAKWFMSDLEDVLEMPASIAQEDSGGGGLWATCRASMIAGRCAMRLGREFRGFERWWREYLGDLRQIELDGADPMVAMATFREVWKQVGRWWGLTLINHWLINTYFAAARKLIGKWNFEINLSDLLCGEDNAGSRAITSAIRIAELIRADPRSVELFESMDDQAVWSAILTQPDFRELRGLIQHHLRKYGDRGVAELNMEAPGFRREPKLFVRTLRSCVSKGLVADELAHSEKQIRDRAKEQVWAALGRRSIRSFLFLGLIHRLRITVNQREDSRFWRGEFFGYCKDIFDVLASALVKQGALDRRADAVFLTHGEIFGFFDGTGVTGDLQALVGIRRREKERHELDAGPPRDFTTCGPVQPAIPKNRSALGTDRVLRGIGSSAGVVEGRARIVLDPTNVCIEATDILVARETDPGWLFLMLAGRGIVVERGSMLSHTAISGRKFGIPTVVGVPDATRVIPEGARVRLDGAGGTVTIVEG
- a CDS encoding TatD family hydrolase encodes the protein MKIFDPHIHMTSRTTDDYSAMAQNGILVIVEPSFWLGQPRTNVGSFIDYFNSLLGWERFRASQFGIRHFCTIGLNPKEANNPRLAEEVLSLLPRYLQKDGVVAVGEIGYDDQTDAEERIFARQLELAMEMDLPVLVHTPHRDKKRGTIRSLDLIRSVGFPEERALIDHNTEETLPLVLDTGCWAGHTIYPHTKMDEVRMVKLVKEYGSERILINSAADWGISDPLKVPKTTDLMLESGITLQTIRTIVWDNPAHFFSQSRRLDLAGIDTRPSIDQTEFYGGSTVLRGGQTPVVET
- a CDS encoding EboA domain-containing protein produces the protein MIDFLTRILRARASSRGWNWFQAACRRTDIPVDLNWLLGNYAGASLRLGKRALNLEPEETRRWNSLSPDLPLDHWGLDELGRAILLLRIAHLPPDEYSETVLECYRQGDSREQQSWLRGINLLPQRSRFLDAAVDACRTNIVPLLEAIACENPYPAAHFPELNFNQMVLKSLFNGIRMDRILGLESRFNPELSRMADDYASEREAAGRDVPPDIWWVVAPRIAPERIGRIYPYLQQGNSRHRYWAARALGYARDERSRAQLEQRRTVESDDRVLAAIDASLAKMVQ